In the genome of Streptomyces aquilus, the window TCGAGGGGCTGGAGCGGGCGCAAAGCACGTACAACTCCTGACTTGTCCGGTCGCGGAACCGGCCCAGGTTGACGGGCCGTTGAGGCATGGCCAATGATCCCGGCCATGCCTGCCCCTGCCTCTGTCTCCGCCCGCCAGGCCTCGGCTGCCGCCCTCCGGTTCGGGCGGCTCGCGGCGATGGGTGCGGTCGCGGTGCTGATCCTGGTGGCGGGGGTGTGGGCGTCGTGGGGTACCGCGCAGCACGTGATGCTGACGAAGGGCCGGGAGAGCGGCACGATCGAGGTGACGCGGTGCGGGGAGGACACGTGCAGCGGGCCGTACACGCCGGTCTCCGAGGGGTCCACGGCGCGGGCCGAGGTCGTCATCGAGAAGACGGTGGCGGTGCGCAAGGGCGAGACGTACGCGGTCGTCGTGAAGCCGAGCAGTGACGAGGTCGTACGGTCCGGTCCGGCCGGGGTTCTCTACGCCTGGGTTCCGCTGGGTGGTGCGCTGTTGCTGGCGTCGGTCGTGGTGGCGGGCGGGTTGGAGCGTACGCGGGGCGCGTGGGTGATGGCGGGGGCGGGTGTCGTCCTGCTCACCGCTGCTTTCGTGACGATCTGACGCCTTTCGCCGTTCTGCGTTTCTGTGGAGGGTGTGAGTGTTGTCTGTTCGTGATTGACCTGAGGTCAGTCGGGGCTGGAAGCTGAGCCGCCCCCTCCACATCTTCCCTGTCACATCTCGAAGATGGACTGCCCCATGCGTACCCTCATCCGTGCCGGCGCCCTGTCCGCCGTCACCGCCGCCGCCCTGTTCGCGGCCCCGAACGCCTACGCCACCGCTCCCGGTGACAACGGCACTGTGAAGATCCACGACGCCTCCACCGGCGAGGAGTTGCGGCGCAACGAGCCGCACGTCTGCACGTTCTATCTGGACGCGTTCGGTTTCGACGGCGTCCAGGAGGTGGACTGGCACATCGAGGCCTGGGCGCCGACGGCCGACGTCAAGGGCGAGACGGTGAAGTCCGGCGAGATCACCCTTGACGCCGAGGGTCACGGCCGGACCCAGGACCTGTCGCTGCCCGACGGTCACTACAAGCTGTTCTGGAACTTCGAGGGCGAGAAGGGCGCGGCCAAGCACAAGGTCTTCTGGACCGACTGCGAGGGCTCGGACGACGGCAAGCCGAGTGAGACGCCGTCCTCGTCGGCTTCCCCGTCGGCTTCCTCGTCCGCTTCTTCCTCGCCCTCCGCCTCGCCGTCCGAGTCGGCGCCCGCCGGCGGGTCGTCCTCGGAGCCTTCGGCGTCCTCGTCGCCGTCCGCCCAGGGTGGCGGCAGCGGCGACGGCGACGGCGGTGACCTCGCGGAGACCGGCAACGGCGCCCCGGTGGGCCTGCTGGGCGGTGCCGCGGCCGCGCTGGTGGCCGCGGGCGGCTACCTGGTGTTCCGCCGCCGTAAGGCATGACGCGTCAGCGTTGACACGACGGTGCCCCCGGGGTTGAGCCTCGGGGGCACCGTCGTATGCGCGGGGGTCTCAGCCGGTGTTGCGCAGGCCCGCCGCCACACCGTTGACGGTGAGGAGGAGGGCGCGGGCCAGGGTCGGGTCGGGCTCCTCGCCCGCCGCGGCCGCGTCGCGCTGGCGCTTGAGCAGGGCGACCTGGAGGTAGGAGATGGGGTCGAGGTAGGCGTCGCGGATGGTGAACGTCTGCTTCAGGACGGGCTGGGCGTCGAGGAGTTCGTTCTCGCCGGTGACCTTGAGGACCTCGCGGACGGTGAGGGCGTGTTCGGCCTCGATGGTGGCGAAGACGTGCTGGAGCTCGGCCGGGACGAGGGTGTCGACGTAGTGGCGGGCGATGCGCAGGTCGGTCTTCGCGAGGGTCATCTCGACGTTGGAGATGAAGTTCCGGAAGAAGTGCCACTGTTCGTGCATCTCGTCGAGCACGGTGTCGAGGCCGGCCTCGCGCAGCGCCTTGAGGCCGGAGCCGACGCCGAACCAGCCGGGGACGATCTGCCGGGACTGGGTCCAGCCGAACACCCACGGGATGGCGCGCAGCCCGTCGAGGGAGACGCCGGAGCCGGGGCGGCGGGAGGGCCGCGAGCCGAGGTGCAGGTCGGCGAGCTGGTCGACCGGTGTCGAGGCGAGGAAGTAGTTCGGCAGGTCCGGGTCCTCGACCAGGCGCCGGTAGGCCGCGTGGGCGGCGTCGCTCACTACGTCCATCGCCGCGTCCCAGCGGGCGAGGGCCTCGTCGGACTGGCGGGGGGCGGTGTGCAGGGCGGAGGCCTGGAGGGTGGCGGCGACCGTCAGCTCCAGGTTCTCCCTGGCCAGGGACGGCACCAGGTACTTGTCGGAGATGACCTCGCCCTGCTCGGTCACCTTGATCTCGCCCTCCAGGGTGCCCCAGGGCTGGGCGAGGATCGCGTCGTGCGAGGGGCCGCCGCCGCGGCCGACGGTGCCGCCGCGGCCGTGGAAGAGGCGCAGGCGGACGCCGTAGCGATGGGCGACGTCGCGCAGGCGGCGCTGGGCGCGGTGGATCTCCCACTGGGAGGTGGTGATGCCGCCGAACTTCGAGGAGTCCGAGTAGCCGAGCATGACCTCCTGGACGTCCCCGTTCAGCGCGACCAGGCGCCGGTAGGAGGGGTCGGAGAGCATGTCCTCCAGGATGGTGTCGGCGGCCTTGAGCTCGTCGGTGGTCTCCAGGAGCGGCACGATGCCGATCTTGGCCCAGCCGGCGTGCAGGTCGATGAGGCCGGCCTCGCGGGCGAGGACGGTCGCGGCGAAGACGTCGTCGGCACCCTGGCACATCGAGATGATGTACGACTCGATGACCTCGGGTCCGAAGACGTCGAGGGCGCGCTTGACGGTGTGGAAGACGC includes:
- a CDS encoding LPXTG cell wall anchor domain-containing protein; translated protein: MRTLIRAGALSAVTAAALFAAPNAYATAPGDNGTVKIHDASTGEELRRNEPHVCTFYLDAFGFDGVQEVDWHIEAWAPTADVKGETVKSGEITLDAEGHGRTQDLSLPDGHYKLFWNFEGEKGAAKHKVFWTDCEGSDDGKPSETPSSSASPSASSSASSSPSASPSESAPAGGSSSEPSASSSPSAQGGGSGDGDGGDLAETGNGAPVGLLGGAAAALVAAGGYLVFRRRKA